A window of Calonectris borealis chromosome 3, bCalBor7.hap1.2, whole genome shotgun sequence contains these coding sequences:
- the FOXA2 gene encoding hepatocyte nuclear factor 3-beta has protein sequence MHSTSSMLGAVKMEGHEHTDWSNYYGEPESYSSVSNMNAGLGMNSMNTYMTMSAMSTTANMTAATSMNMSYANTGMSPSLTGMSPGAGAMPGMGSAGVAGMGAHLSPSMSPMGGQAGSMNALAPYTNMNSMSPIYGQSNLNRSRDPKTYRRSYTHAKPPYSYISLITMAIQQSPNKMLTLSEIYQWIMDLFPFYRQNQQRWQNSIRHSLSFNDCFLKVPRSPDKPGKGSFWTLHPDSGNMFENGCYLRRQKRFKCEKQLAAKDSGGAGGGAGGGGKKGPGQPPSQPLGEGSSSGGSEGSAGAESPASASPCQDHKRALADLKGTPGLSPGEPAASPAQHLLAPPHAGLPHDAHLKPEHHYAFNHPFSINNLMSSSEQQHHHPHHHHHHHHKMDLKAYEQVMHYSGYASPMPGSLAMGPVTNKNGLESSPLAGETSYYQGVYSRPIMNSS, from the exons ATGCACTCCACTTCCAGTATGCTGGGAGCGGTGAAAATGGAAGGCCATGAGCACACGGACTGGAGCAACTACTACGGGGAGCCCGAG AGCTATTCCTCGGTGAGCAACATGAACGCGGGGCTGGGCATGAACAGCATGAACACGTACATGACTATGTCAGCCATGAGCACCACGGCCAACATGACGGCTGCCACCTCCATGAACATGTCCTACGCCAACACGGGCATGAGCCCCTCGCTCACCGGCATGTCCCCGGGCGCGGGGGCCATGCCCGGCATGGGCTCGGCTGGCGTGGCGGGGATGGGCGCCCACCTGAGCCCCAGCATGAGCCCCATGGGGGGCCAAGCGGGCTCCATGAACGCCCTGGCCCCCTACACCAACATGAACTCCATGAGCCCTATCTACGGGCAATCCAACCTCAACCGCTCACGGGACCCCAAGACTTACCGGCGGAGCTACACGCACGCCAAGCCGCCCTACTCCTACATCTCCCTCATCACCATGGCCATCCAGCAATCGCCCAACAAGATGCTGACGCTGAGCGAGATCTACCAGTGGATCATGGACCTCTTCCCCTTCTATCGCCAGAACCAGCAGCGCtggcagaacagcatccgccactCGCTCTCCTTCAACGACTGCTTCCTCAAGGTGCCCCGCTCCCCGGACAAGCCAGGCAAAGGCTCCTTCTGGACGCTGCACCCCGATTCGGGCAACATGTTTGAGAACGGCTGCTACCTGCGCCGCCAGAAGCGCTTCAAGTGCGAGAAGCAGCTGGCCGCCAAGGACAgcggcggggcaggcggtggggcaggcggcgggggcaAGAAGGGGCCcgggcagccccccagccagcccctggggGAAGGCAGCTCCTCGGGGGGCTCGGAGGGCTCGGCCGGCGCCGAGTCCCCGGCCAGCGCCTCGCCGTGCCAGGACCACAAGCGTGCCCTGGCCGACCTGAAGGGCacgccggggctgagccccggggagCCGGCCGCCTCGCCGGCCCAGCACCTCCTGGCCCCCCCGCACGCCGGCCTGCCCCACGACGCCCACCTCAAGCCCGAGCACCACTACGCCTTCAACCACCCCTTCTCCATCAACAACCTGATGTCCTCCTCTGAGCAGCAGCACCACcaccctcaccaccaccaccaccaccaccacaaaatgGACCTGAAGGCCTACGAGCAGGTGATGCACTACTCGGGCTACGCCTCGCCCATGCCCGGCAGCCTGGCCATGGGGCCCGTAACGAACAAAAACGGCTTAGAGTCCTCCCCTTTAGCCGGAGAGACTTCTTACTACCAAGGTGTGTATTCCCGGCCCATCATGAACTCCTCCTAA